The genomic DNA TGGAGAGGAACCAGCGACCGGCGTGCCGCCTTTGGTAATTGCCGGAGAGTTAAGACACGAAGTCATGGGCTGGATCAATGATAAAGCATGCCCATGATTGGAATGCTTGTCGCATCGACTCACGCTAATTCCGAATAGAATTGCGATCGAGACAATTCTTAGATAAGATCCCACACGAATAAATTATCTCAAAACTTGCGAAAGTCCATGATTTTTCGATAGAATTTAATTACTTCGCATAACAATCCAGACAAAATGATTTATCGGAATCCGATCAAAGTCGATCCGAAAAAAAATCGAAACGCCTAATTTATGTTCTATGTTAGGTCCGCTTCGACCTTACGATCGATATATTGAATCGTTAATTTTTCGATTTATATTCGCTTATTAATTTGGGATATGAAGATAACCGAGCATCCGAATGGCGGCTTATGACTCGAGCTTTAGAAAATTCTCTTTGTTGATAAGGATCTTGTGAACTTCGCAATTCAAAATATTTTCTTCCGATCTTGATTCCAAAAGATAGAACATTCTATAAATCCAATATCCGTGCGTGCATATTGCAATTCGGTTTCGATTTTGCGTTCGGAATAAATCCCGTAAAAATGAATAAATGCGCCGATCTACGTCTTTCTTTCGTTCACCGTCGGGAAAATTTAGCGTTTCCCATCTGGATTCCGAACTTTTCCAATTCGACCAGGTATCCTTTCCGAATTTATCGTCGATTTCGGAAATCAACATCCCTTGCGCTGCGCCAAGATTGACCTCTCGCAGACGAGAATCGAAAAATAAGGGAATTTCTAATTCGGAAGCCAAAGGGGACGCGGTTTGTAGAGCGCGCAATAAGTCGCTACTGTATAAAATATCTATTTCGTAATATCTTAATTTATCAAAAATGGATTTAATTTGGTTTCGACCTTTAGTGGATAAAGAAGTGTTCAGTTGGCCTTGAAGCCTACCTTCCGCATTCCAGTCAGTTTCGGCGTGCCGAAATACAAAAAGAGAAATCGAATCTTTCGGGTTCAATTTTTGTTTTCCGTATACGCTAAATGCTTTCGATTAAGCGATGTGTAACTAAGAAGAATATACCGCAGAGAATCGAGGTTATAAAAATGATTCGATTGGCCTGCAGTATATGAACGGAGGATAAGGAT from Leptospira fainei serovar Hurstbridge str. BUT 6 includes the following:
- a CDS encoding histidine phosphatase family protein, yielding MNPKDSISLFVFRHAETDWNAEGRLQGQLNTSLSTKGRNQIKSIFDKLRYYEIDILYSSDLLRALQTASPLASELEIPLFFDSRLREVNLGAAQGMLISEIDDKFGKDTWSNWKSSESRWETLNFPDGERKKDVDRRIYSFLRDLFRTQNRNRIAICTHGYWIYRMFYLLESRSEENILNCEVHKILINKENFLKLES